Below is a window of Candidatus Zixiibacteriota bacterium DNA.
GGCTTCAGATAAAGAACCGCCAAATGTGGTGAAATCCTGAGAGAAGACAAACACCAGTCTTCCTTCAATTGTTCCATACCCGGTGACCACCGCATCCCCGAAAATCCTCTGTTTATCCAAGCCAAAATCGCTGCAGCGGTGCATAACGAACATATCGAATTCCTCAAAGCTTCCCTCATCCAGGAGAATGTCCAGCCTTTCACGGGCTGTGAGCTTCCCCTTTTTATGCTGTTCCTCTATCCTTTTGGTGCCGCCGCCTAATTTGGCTTCTGCTCTTTTCTTTTTTAACTCCTCGATTTTTTTCTCTAAGGACATAAACCACCTTTTTTAAATTGGAACCTTTTTGACTTCTATCTTATCATCCTTTTTTTCCAGGCGACACACCTTAGGGTCGATCTCATGGTCGAATGCAATCATCCAGTTATTCTGTAGACATTCATTGATTAGCTTTCTTTTTGTTTCCATCACTTCCAGTGGGTAAATATCAACACCAGCAACATACGGCACTCTTAGATGCGAGACAGTTGGAATTATGTCGCTGGGATAAACTATCGTTTCTCCGCCCCCCTGGATAAAAACCACCTGCAGTCCTTTGGTATGCCCACCAGTTAATTTCACCTTGATCCCAGGTACTATCTCCTTTTCTCCACTCACCAGATTTATTTCTCCGAGCTCCTCTAACGCCCTGAAATTTTCCACGCTATAAGTAGCTTTGGTTCTCTCATCCGGTTGAAGCGCATATTTCCATTCCTCTGACTGAATTATATACTTTGCTTTAGGAAATCGGGGAACTTTTTCACCTTTTGAGTTTAGTCCGACAATCCCACCAGCATGATCAAAATGGAGATGCGAAAGGATGACGAAGTCGATGCTCTCAGTTGTCAACCCGATATCGGAAAGACTCTTTTCTAAATTGGATTCCTTTTCGACCCCGTATATCTTCTTTTGTTTTTCATTCAGAGTATTCCCCATGCCGGTATCGATCAGGATATTCTTGCCATTTGATTTAACCAGTAAGAGATTC
It encodes the following:
- a CDS encoding MBL fold metallo-hydrolase, producing MLKLGDKEVYSIIENSFKIDGGAMFGVVPRVIWERLMVPDERNMITLDLNLLLVKSNGKNILIDTGMGNTLNEKQKKIYGVEKESNLEKSLSDIGLTTESIDFVILSHLHFDHAGGIVGLNSKGEKVPRFPKAKYIIQSEEWKYALQPDERTKATYSVENFRALEELGEINLVSGEKEIVPGIKVKLTGGHTKGLQVVFIQGGGETIVYPSDIIPTVSHLRVPYVAGVDIYPLEVMETKRKLINECLQNNWMIAFDHEIDPKVCRLEKKDDKIEVKKVPI